One part of the Mycolicibacterium aromaticivorans JS19b1 = JCM 16368 genome encodes these proteins:
- a CDS encoding SDR family oxidoreductase translates to MTRVSVITGGAGGMGRATAKIVGQDHTVVLCDIRQDRLDGAVAELESLGISATPVHCDVTDRDAVARLFEAAAGIGPIASVIHAAGVSPSMGDADYVMTTNAIGTLRVNEAFFATAGEGSAIVNVASMASHMLPDELVPAQHFDLAFTDEPRFLTEMLAACDIAGEEMRSGLAYSVSKTFVRWYSSAQAERFNARGLRIVSVSPGSVDTEMGLLEADAGAGAMVANAAVPRWGKAEEMAELFAFCASDRATYLTGTDILNDGGVIASMRERARVAAQNA, encoded by the coding sequence ATGACACGGGTTTCGGTAATCACCGGGGGTGCGGGCGGCATGGGCCGGGCCACCGCCAAGATCGTCGGCCAGGACCACACGGTGGTGCTCTGCGACATCCGGCAGGACCGGCTCGACGGCGCGGTCGCCGAGCTGGAGAGCCTGGGCATCTCGGCGACACCGGTTCACTGCGATGTCACCGACCGCGACGCCGTCGCGCGCCTGTTCGAGGCCGCGGCCGGTATCGGGCCGATCGCGTCGGTGATCCACGCCGCGGGTGTCAGCCCGAGTATGGGCGACGCGGACTACGTCATGACCACCAACGCCATCGGCACCCTCAGGGTCAACGAGGCATTCTTCGCCACGGCCGGTGAGGGATCGGCGATCGTCAACGTGGCGTCGATGGCGTCGCACATGCTTCCCGACGAACTCGTCCCCGCCCAGCATTTCGATCTGGCCTTCACCGATGAACCCCGGTTTCTCACCGAGATGCTGGCGGCGTGCGACATCGCGGGGGAGGAGATGCGCTCCGGGCTGGCCTACAGCGTGAGCAAGACCTTCGTCAGGTGGTACAGCTCCGCACAGGCCGAGCGGTTCAACGCCCGCGGCTTACGCATCGTCTCGGTGTCGCCGGGATCGGTGGACACCGAGATGGGTCTGTTGGAAGCCGACGCCGGTGCCGGCGCGATGGTCGCCAACGCCGCGGTGCCCCGTTGGGGGAAGGCCGAGGAGATGGCCGAACTGTTCGCGTTCTGCGCGAGCGACCGGGCCACCTATCTGACCGGAACCGACATCCTCAACGACGGCGGCGTGATCGCCTCGATGCGGGAACGGGCCCGGGTGGCCGCCCAAAACGCCTAA